In one window of Bemisia tabaci chromosome 6, PGI_BMITA_v3 DNA:
- the LOC109034537 gene encoding facilitated trehalose transporter Tret1: protein MFAFIFPPSLKLYRMFIIPKRVRRQIFAALSCCIGPLMVGSIAEWSASAFPKIRSNELGFRLSVFQEAWVINTIYAGTMVGPPLAGIAMDAIGRKSTLLLFTAFAITNWTLVTFAPTKHILYLGRFCGGIWAGCVITIVPPFLAEILEPDVRGSLGSLFFMMYFAGNLYENLIGPYVTYRAFCLISSAPVFVFAATFAFIPETPYYYMMKGQRKKAEASLTWLRGDGDVSVELDKIEKYAETFMKQRGSFKDLIFNEKYRKAFLNVQGVYFIQKLCGTFTVLAYLTVIIPKRVGPLAPSNCTQITGIVLLLSTFSSTFLLDAVGRKPLFIISNIGIIVTTSITGAWYFLDGHTNFNMAGTTYVPFLGILLYGGFFCVGVGPIASIYQGEVLPSNIKARASTVTTMMSAFASIVNTTLFAVCNRYIGIYVNFFLFALTSVFGLYFAKYHFIETKGKTLQEIQEELMMR, encoded by the exons ATGTTCGcgtttatttttcctccaagttTAAAACTATATCGCATGTTCATAATACCGAAACGGGTACGTCGACAAATATTCGCAGCATTATCAT GTTGCATCGGCCCCCTGATGGTCGGCTCGATCGCCGAATGGTCCGCCTCCGCGTTCCCGAAGATCCGGAGCAACGAGCTGGGCTTCCGGCTCTCCGTCTTCCAGGAGGCCTGGGTCATCAACACCATCTACGCCGGCACCATGGTCGGCCCCCCCCTGGCCGGCATCGCCATGGACGCCATCGGCAGGAAATCCACCCTCCTCCTCTTCACCGCCTTCGCCATCACCAACTGGACCCTGGTCACATTCGCCCCCACCAAGCACATCCTCTACCTGGGCCGCTTCTGCGGCGGCATCTGGGCCGGCTGCGTCATCACCATCGTCCCCCCGTTCCTGGCCGAGATCCTGGAACCCGACGTCCGCGGTAGCCTCGGCAGTTTGTTCTTCATGATGTACTTCGCCGGGAACCTCTACGAGAACCTCATCGGGCCCTACGTGACGTACCGCGCGTTCTGCTTGATCTCGAGCGCGCCTGTCTTCGTCTTCGCCGCCACGTTCGCGTTCATCCCGGAGACGCCCTACTACTACATGATGAAAGGGCAGCGCAAGAAGGCGGAGGCGTCGTTGACGTGGTTGAGGGGTGACGGCGACGTCTCCGTAGAGTTGGACAAGATCGAAAAGTACGCGGAAACGTTCATGAAGCAAAGAGGCAGCTTCAAGGACCTGATATTCAACGAGAAGTACCGCAAGGCGTTCTTGAACGTCCAGGGCGTTTATTTCATTCAGAAGCTTTGCGGGACGTTCACGGTGCTAGCCTACTTGACCGTCATCATCCCGAAGAGGGTAGGACCTCTCGCTCCTTCGAACTGTACCCAGATCACGGGTATCGTTCTACTGCTGTCAACCTTTTCCTCGACCTTCCTGCTAGATGCAGTCGGGAGGAAGCCCCTCTTTATAATATCAAATATCGGCATAATAGTCACGACGTCCATAACCGGCGCGTGGTACTTTTTGGACGGGCACACCAATTTCAACATGGCGGGGACTACCTACGTCCCGTTTCTGGGTATACTCCTGTACGGCGGTTTCTTCTGCGTGGGTGTGGGGCCGATCGCGTCCATCTACCAGGGGGAGGTTTTGCCCTCGAATATCAAAGCGCGCGCGTCTACGGTCACGACCATGATGTCGGCCTTTGCGTCCATCGTGAACACGACCCTCTTCGCCGTTTGTAACAGGTACATCGGGATCTacgttaattttttcctcttcgcgctGACCTCTGTGTTCGGTCTTTATTTCGCCAAGTATCACTTCATCGAGACCAAGGGGAAAACGCTGCAAGAGATCCAGGAGGAGCTTATGATGAGATGA